Proteins encoded together in one Deinococcus irradiatisoli window:
- a CDS encoding S41 family peptidase — MRKRLLLVSGALAATAAVGYAQFVSYDTADITKTANGKAFVQLFGALHQLYLKPLDDNKLMNGAIKGMIASLDDEFTYYVEAQANQTDQEDLTGEFFGIGIQLVASNADGTGAKVDTVFKTGSAVQGGVQAGDVFLKIGDKDVSTLPLNDVVRLVRGAKGTKVNITFGRGKSTYTVTLERQPVTIVSVEQTVLPNNVGYIALSTFYSDKVNEQFAAAVQNMKKKGITKLILDLRDNGGGLLSSGVFVADQFMQKGPIVSLRDGKGKTQVYDTAKNQPTDYTGQLVVLINKNSASASEIVAGALQDTKRATILGETSYGKGVAQTPVELVNGAQVRIVANEWLTPNGRQIQKIGITPDVKVEDNRRPLPLNFSGSGVKAGSKLTLDVGGKAVEVVADKDGKFTYTAPPADQPRSDVQGVAVVNPATDAELKAALQQFK, encoded by the coding sequence GTGAGAAAACGTCTTCTGCTCGTCTCCGGCGCGCTGGCCGCCACCGCTGCGGTGGGGTACGCCCAGTTCGTCAGCTATGACACCGCCGACATCACCAAAACCGCCAACGGCAAAGCCTTCGTGCAGCTGTTCGGCGCCCTGCACCAGCTCTACCTGAAGCCGCTGGACGACAACAAGCTGATGAACGGCGCCATCAAGGGCATGATCGCTTCGCTGGACGACGAATTCACCTACTACGTTGAAGCGCAGGCCAACCAGACCGATCAGGAAGACCTCACCGGCGAGTTCTTCGGCATCGGCATTCAGCTGGTGGCCTCCAATGCCGACGGCACCGGCGCCAAGGTCGACACCGTGTTCAAGACCGGCTCGGCGGTGCAGGGCGGCGTGCAGGCCGGCGACGTGTTTCTCAAGATCGGCGACAAGGACGTCAGCACCCTCCCCCTCAACGACGTGGTCCGCCTGGTGCGCGGCGCCAAGGGCACCAAGGTGAACATCACCTTCGGGCGCGGCAAATCCACCTACACCGTCACGCTGGAGCGTCAGCCGGTGACCATCGTCAGCGTCGAGCAGACCGTCTTGCCGAACAACGTCGGCTACATCGCCCTGAGCACCTTCTACAGCGACAAGGTCAACGAGCAGTTCGCCGCCGCCGTGCAGAACATGAAGAAAAAAGGCATCACCAAGCTGATTCTCGATCTGCGCGACAATGGCGGCGGCCTGCTGTCGTCGGGCGTGTTCGTGGCCGATCAGTTCATGCAAAAGGGGCCGATCGTCTCGTTGCGTGACGGCAAGGGCAAGACCCAGGTCTACGACACTGCCAAGAACCAGCCCACCGATTACACCGGGCAGCTGGTGGTGCTGATCAACAAGAACAGCGCCTCGGCCAGCGAGATCGTGGCCGGTGCATTGCAGGACACCAAGCGCGCCACCATTCTGGGAGAAACCAGCTACGGCAAGGGCGTGGCCCAGACCCCGGTGGAACTCGTCAACGGCGCGCAGGTGCGCATCGTCGCCAACGAGTGGCTGACCCCCAACGGCCGCCAGATCCAGAAGATCGGCATCACCCCGGACGTGAAGGTCGAGGACAACCGCCGCCCCCTGCCGCTGAACTTCTCGGGCAGCGGCGTCAAGGCCGGCAGCAAGCTGACCCTCGACGTGGGCGGCAAGGCCGTCGAGGTCGTGGCCGACAAAGACGGCAAGTTCACCTACACCGCGCCGCCCGCCGACCAGCCGCGCAGCGACGTTCAGGGCGTGGCCGTGGTCAACCCCGCCACCGACGCCGAGCTGAAGGCGGCCCTGCAGCAGTTCAAGTAA
- the ftsE gene encoding cell division ATP-binding protein FtsE — protein sequence MIEFRSVSLEYPVTRTLALDDVHLFVGKGEFVYLVGQSGAGKSSFMNLILKRHLPTRGEVLVGGETLSRYKGARTSALRRRIGMVFQDNLLLPHLNAQDNVAFALRVTGVPRREWATRVGGALRTVGLEHKKHALPLQLSQGEQQRVAIARAIVGDPPLLLADEPTGNLDPDNSREVLKVLQNVNLRGTTVLVATHARDLVETFRHRTLTLRKGKLVRDDPYGGYAL from the coding sequence ATGATTGAATTTCGCAGTGTCAGTCTGGAATACCCGGTGACCCGCACCCTGGCCCTCGACGACGTGCATCTGTTTGTCGGCAAGGGCGAATTCGTGTATCTGGTGGGGCAAAGCGGCGCCGGCAAGAGCAGCTTCATGAACCTGATTCTCAAGCGCCATCTGCCCACCCGCGGCGAGGTGCTGGTGGGAGGCGAGACCCTGAGCCGCTACAAGGGCGCGCGCACCTCGGCGCTGCGCCGCCGCATCGGGATGGTGTTTCAGGACAATTTGCTGCTGCCGCACCTCAACGCGCAGGACAACGTGGCCTTCGCCCTGCGCGTCACCGGCGTGCCCCGGCGCGAGTGGGCCACCCGCGTCGGCGGAGCCCTCAGAACCGTGGGGCTGGAGCACAAGAAGCACGCCCTGCCGCTGCAACTCTCGCAGGGCGAGCAGCAGCGCGTGGCCATCGCGCGCGCCATCGTGGGCGATCCGCCGCTCTTGCTGGCCGACGAGCCCACCGGCAACCTCGATCCCGACAACAGCCGCGAGGTCCTCAAGGTGCTGCAAAACGTCAATCTGCGCGGCACCACCGTGCTGGTCGCCACCCACGCCCGCGACCTCGTCGAGACGTTTCGCCACCGCACCCTGACCCTCAGAAAAGGCAAGCTGGTGCGCGACGATCCCTACGGCGGGTACGCCCTGTGA
- a CDS encoding cell division protein FtsX encodes MNFHLREALLQMRGNFTATFSTLITMTLTLLMLGFVVLLTLNVDRTLSQLESQVEIAAFLTDDADSAELIRSVRDEPQVTEVKLVNKAQVLSEMSRDYPYAEEAAALAGNPFPDTLRLRVARVEDSRAVAEKVRQLPGVSDVEYGAGYVDQTVRTLSTVRGAGYALVGLLLIGTLFNILSAVRVAIYARRNEIGVMRLLGATRAFIRAPHLIEGVLLGLLAGLIASGLLAPSYLELSLRVQELVPVLPIITDMATISPVLVGLLLLGILVGLAGSLFATRRYLRELE; translated from the coding sequence ATGAATTTTCACCTGCGCGAAGCGCTGCTGCAGATGCGCGGCAACTTCACCGCCACCTTCTCCACCCTGATCACCATGACGCTGACCCTGCTGATGCTGGGCTTCGTGGTGCTCTTGACCCTCAACGTGGACCGTACCCTCTCGCAGCTCGAATCACAGGTGGAAATCGCCGCCTTCCTGACCGACGACGCCGACAGTGCCGAACTGATCCGCAGCGTGCGCGATGAGCCGCAGGTCACCGAGGTCAAGCTGGTGAACAAGGCCCAGGTGCTCAGCGAGATGAGCCGCGATTACCCTTACGCCGAGGAAGCCGCCGCGCTGGCCGGCAATCCGTTTCCCGATACGCTGCGCCTGCGGGTGGCGCGGGTCGAGGACTCGCGGGCGGTGGCCGAGAAGGTGCGGCAATTGCCCGGCGTCAGCGACGTGGAGTACGGTGCCGGCTACGTGGACCAGACCGTCAGGACGCTCAGCACCGTGCGCGGCGCCGGCTACGCGCTGGTGGGCCTGCTCTTGATCGGCACGCTCTTCAACATCCTCAGCGCGGTGCGGGTCGCCATCTATGCCCGGCGCAACGAGATCGGCGTGATGCGCCTGCTGGGCGCCACCCGCGCCTTTATCCGCGCGCCGCACCTGATCGAGGGCGTACTGCTGGGCCTGCTGGCCGGGCTGATCGCCTCGGGCCTGCTGGCGCCGAGCTACCTGGAACTCTCGCTGCGGGTGCAGGAACTGGTGCCGGTGCTGCCGATCATCACCGACATGGCGACCATCTCGCCGGTGCTGGTGGGGCTGCTGCTGCTGGGCATCCTGGTGGGCCTGGCCGGCAGCCTCTTTGCCACCCGGCGCTACCTGAGGGAACTCGAATGA
- a CDS encoding murein hydrolase activator EnvC family protein, protein MNAKAWLLLGLLLGSAVMAQQPQPSAPASQPLETKPDPYHLNLPTTSQKLQQLQQQLAAQKQLSSEQKAQLETLRQNIAALSAQQKDVLGQIDVLEHRISILENQKLDLEQRIQAALSELDKTKTQVALTSSRVTRLQADVRQLLELLYRERSGQYLRLINQASSLSDLVIRARYANMGGQHNVSVIEDLRTQRQNLQTQQAQQTAQTAQLQDLRRKQLSQLASLRDARAEQQALVARLEQSQAGKQALALQTKAQQALTAQSINTLVGGIVAERTRIEQERRRRIEAERVRRAEELRRIREAQERARQEALRLAAIREAQRQEALRQEALRRARAEAAAAAQARAEALARERARAAAEQEASRQRAAANAQEQSSLQARASQIEAQQKQAAVELAPLPPASGPLGFPLPGGSIVSTFSAAVPWTVISGAEGSQAVAAQGGNVLAVTNYASLGWVVLVEHSAALATAYIGLDAPSVDVGERVSQGQPLGTIGGSPVFGAGRMAFQVNRINPDNSREAVPPTF, encoded by the coding sequence ATGAACGCCAAAGCCTGGCTGCTGCTGGGCCTGCTGCTCGGCAGCGCCGTGATGGCCCAGCAACCCCAGCCCTCCGCGCCGGCTTCCCAGCCACTCGAAACTAAGCCGGACCCCTACCACCTCAACCTGCCCACCACCAGCCAGAAGCTGCAGCAGCTTCAGCAGCAGCTCGCCGCGCAAAAGCAGCTCAGCAGCGAGCAGAAAGCGCAGCTCGAAACGCTGCGTCAGAACATTGCCGCGCTGAGCGCCCAGCAAAAAGACGTGCTGGGCCAGATCGACGTGCTGGAACACCGCATTTCGATTCTGGAAAACCAGAAGCTCGACCTGGAACAGCGGATTCAGGCCGCCCTCAGCGAACTCGACAAGACCAAAACGCAGGTCGCGCTGACCTCCAGCCGGGTGACGCGCCTGCAGGCCGACGTGCGCCAGCTGCTCGAACTGCTCTACCGCGAGCGCAGCGGCCAGTACCTGCGTCTGATCAACCAGGCCAGCAGCCTCTCGGACCTGGTGATTCGCGCCCGCTACGCCAACATGGGCGGCCAACACAACGTCAGCGTGATCGAGGACCTGAGAACCCAGCGCCAGAACCTGCAAACCCAGCAGGCCCAGCAAACGGCCCAGACCGCCCAGTTGCAGGACCTGCGCCGCAAGCAGCTCTCCCAGCTGGCCAGCCTGCGCGACGCCCGCGCCGAGCAGCAGGCGCTGGTGGCGCGCCTTGAGCAGAGTCAGGCCGGCAAGCAGGCGCTGGCGCTGCAAACCAAGGCGCAACAAGCGCTCACGGCGCAGAGCATCAACACGCTGGTGGGCGGCATCGTGGCCGAGCGCACCCGCATCGAGCAGGAACGGCGCCGTCGCATCGAGGCCGAGCGGGTCCGGCGCGCCGAGGAACTGCGCCGCATCCGCGAAGCGCAGGAGCGCGCCCGCCAGGAAGCGCTGCGGCTGGCGGCCATCCGCGAGGCCCAGCGGCAGGAAGCCCTGCGCCAGGAAGCCCTGCGCCGCGCCCGCGCCGAGGCCGCCGCCGCCGCCCAGGCCCGCGCCGAGGCACTCGCCAGAGAACGTGCCCGCGCCGCCGCCGAGCAGGAAGCCAGCCGCCAGCGCGCCGCCGCCAACGCCCAAGAGCAGAGCAGCTTGCAGGCGCGGGCCTCGCAGATCGAAGCGCAGCAAAAACAGGCGGCGGTGGAACTCGCGCCGCTGCCGCCGGCCAGCGGGCCGCTGGGCTTTCCGCTGCCGGGCGGCAGCATCGTCTCGACCTTCTCGGCCGCCGTGCCGTGGACGGTCATCAGCGGCGCCGAGGGCAGTCAGGCGGTGGCGGCCCAGGGGGGCAACGTCCTGGCCGTCACCAACTACGCCAGCCTCGGCTGGGTGGTGCTGGTCGAGCACAGCGCCGCGCTGGCGACCGCCTACATCGGCCTCGACGCGCCGAGCGTGGACGTGGGCGAGCGGGTGTCGCAGGGCCAGCCGCTGGGCACAATCGGCGGCTCGCCGGTGTTCGGCGCGGGAAGAATGGCTTTTCAGGTCAACCGCATCAACCCCGACAACAGCCGCGAGGCGGTGCCGCCGACGTTCTGA
- a CDS encoding TetR family transcriptional regulator: MVSQTRARSSEAKAARREQILDEARRLLLTTRYPELTLSDIAARVGLTKPALFAYFSSKESLFLSVYEARLGTWFSALEKHLRLGGTHSARTLAALITAMTLEQPELLRLLPLLSGLLEYNITAERALEHKRWVAQQLGTITPLLEAALPGLPPGGGARLLTYTQALIAGLYPMSEPAPAVRQALECGGLGDLHLHLKAALQDSLEGLYLGLSARSGELG, from the coding sequence ATGGTTTCCCAAACCCGTGCCCGCTCCAGCGAAGCCAAGGCCGCCCGCCGCGAGCAGATTCTGGACGAGGCCCGCCGCCTGCTGCTGACCACCCGTTACCCGGAGCTGACGCTCTCGGACATCGCCGCCCGCGTGGGGCTGACCAAGCCGGCGCTGTTCGCGTACTTTTCCAGCAAGGAAAGCCTGTTTCTGAGCGTCTACGAAGCGCGGCTGGGCACCTGGTTCTCGGCGCTGGAAAAGCACCTGCGGCTGGGCGGTACCCACAGCGCCCGCACTCTGGCGGCGCTCATCACGGCCATGACCCTGGAACAGCCGGAACTGCTGCGGCTGCTGCCGCTGCTCTCGGGCCTGCTGGAGTACAACATCACCGCCGAGCGCGCCCTGGAGCACAAACGCTGGGTGGCGCAGCAGCTCGGTACGATCACGCCGCTGCTCGAAGCGGCGCTGCCGGGCCTGCCGCCGGGCGGCGGCGCGCGGCTTCTCACCTACACCCAGGCACTGATCGCCGGCCTCTACCCGATGAGCGAGCCGGCCCCGGCGGTGCGGCAGGCGCTGGAGTGCGGCGGCCTGGGTGACCTGCACCTGCACCTCAAAGCGGCCCTACAAGACAGCCTGGAAGGGCTGTACCTGGGGCTCAGCGCCCGTTCGGGCGAGCTGGGGTAA
- a CDS encoding SDR family NAD(P)-dependent oxidoreductase, translating to MPTSTPPSTVLITGASGGIGEAFAHLLARRGHSLILVARSADKLAALAAELSKAHGIQATVLAQDLGLPGAAEQLERRVREAGLRVDVLINNAGFASYGEFHSLTLQSQLDLIQLNITALTELTHRFLPGMLARRRGGVLNVASTTAFMPGPLMATYYASKAYVLSFSEALGEELRGSGVNVTALCPGPVASGFQERAQMQESKLLAGNNPLLAPMMTPEAVAREGWAALEAGQAVRVVGAMNKLQVLTPRFLPRSLVPRMVRQAQARRP from the coding sequence ATGCCCACGTCCACCCCGCCTTCCACTGTTCTAATCACCGGCGCCAGCGGCGGCATCGGCGAAGCGTTCGCCCACTTGCTGGCCCGGCGCGGCCATTCCCTGATTCTGGTGGCCCGCAGCGCCGACAAACTCGCCGCGCTGGCCGCCGAGCTGAGTAAAGCCCACGGCATTCAGGCCACGGTGCTGGCCCAGGACCTGGGACTTCCCGGCGCCGCCGAGCAACTCGAGCGGCGGGTCCGGGAAGCCGGGCTGAGGGTGGACGTGCTGATCAACAATGCCGGCTTCGCCAGTTACGGCGAGTTCCACAGCCTGACCCTGCAAAGCCAGCTCGATCTGATTCAGCTCAACATCACGGCGCTCACCGAGCTGACCCACCGCTTCCTGCCGGGCATGCTGGCGCGGCGCCGGGGCGGGGTGCTCAACGTCGCCTCCACCACCGCCTTCATGCCGGGGCCGCTGATGGCGACCTACTACGCGTCCAAGGCCTACGTGCTGAGTTTTTCCGAAGCGCTGGGCGAGGAATTGCGCGGCAGCGGGGTAAACGTCACGGCCCTGTGCCCCGGTCCGGTGGCCTCGGGCTTTCAGGAACGCGCCCAGATGCAGGAGAGCAAACTGCTGGCCGGCAACAACCCCCTGCTGGCGCCGATGATGACTCCCGAAGCGGTGGCGCGCGAGGGCTGGGCCGCCCTGGAGGCCGGGCAGGCGGTGCGGGTGGTGGGCGCCATGAACAAGCTGCAGGTGCTGACGCCGCGCTTTCTGCCGCGCTCACTGGTGCCCCGGATGGTCCGGCAGGCCCAGGCGCGCCGCCCCTAA
- the rpsP gene encoding 30S ribosomal protein S16 — protein sequence MVKIRLSRFGSAHNPHYRIVVADARRPRDGGYIENLGHYDPRKTTPNFLKVDVERAQYWLANGAQATQTAHRLLKSQGVKF from the coding sequence ATGGTCAAGATTCGTCTCTCCCGCTTCGGTTCGGCCCATAATCCCCACTACCGCATCGTGGTTGCCGATGCCCGCCGCCCCCGCGACGGCGGCTACATCGAGAACTTGGGCCACTACGACCCGCGCAAGACCACCCCGAACTTCCTCAAGGTGGACGTGGAGCGCGCCCAGTACTGGCTCGCCAACGGCGCCCAGGCCACCCAGACCGCCCACCGCCTGCTCAAGTCGCAGGGCGTCAAGTTCTAA
- a CDS encoding KH domain-containing protein produces MSDPVKMALFLAQSVVDQPAAVRATVRGPTIMLRVAAGEEGRVIGRQGRVISAIRTLVRAADPHEKLGVDLDAPRRER; encoded by the coding sequence ATGAGTGATCCTGTCAAAATGGCGCTGTTTCTGGCGCAGAGCGTCGTCGATCAGCCGGCCGCCGTGCGCGCGACCGTGCGCGGCCCCACCATCATGCTGCGGGTCGCCGCCGGCGAGGAGGGGCGGGTCATCGGGCGGCAGGGCCGGGTCATCAGCGCCATTCGCACGCTGGTGCGCGCCGCCGATCCACACGAAAAGCTGGGCGTGGACCTCGACGCCCCGCGCCGCGAGCGGTGA
- the rimM gene encoding ribosome maturation factor RimM (Essential for efficient processing of 16S rRNA), with product MSAPDQTTRVGYVLGPHGVAGAVKLYVIGSAPQLSKLKRLYIEGQGWTRLLKFEMHGPGPVLTLGGVTDRNAAEALRGRQVYAHDKELPPLPEGEYYYHELRGLKVRDAAGQVLGEVSDVIDAGHQDLLVVRSLGGTEGMIPLQAPYVEVRRGSAIVLTEDAPMGLLGDEPGDDATDDAGDQEAPGADERA from the coding sequence GTGAGCGCGCCCGACCAGACCACCCGCGTGGGCTACGTGCTGGGGCCGCACGGCGTGGCGGGCGCCGTCAAGCTCTACGTGATCGGCTCGGCCCCGCAGCTCAGCAAACTCAAGCGCCTGTATATCGAAGGTCAGGGCTGGACCAGGCTGCTGAAATTCGAGATGCACGGCCCCGGCCCGGTGCTGACACTGGGCGGCGTCACCGACCGCAACGCGGCCGAGGCGCTGCGGGGACGGCAGGTCTACGCCCACGACAAGGAGTTGCCGCCCCTGCCGGAAGGCGAATACTACTACCACGAACTGCGCGGCCTGAAGGTCAGGGACGCCGCCGGGCAGGTGCTCGGAGAGGTCAGCGACGTGATCGACGCCGGCCACCAGGACCTGCTGGTGGTGCGCTCGCTTGGCGGCACGGAAGGCATGATCCCCTTGCAGGCGCCCTACGTGGAAGTCCGGCGCGGCTCGGCTATCGTGCTGACCGAGGACGCGCCTATGGGCCTGCTGGGTGACGAACCCGGCGACGATGCCACCGACGACGCCGGCGATCAGGAAGCCCCCGGAGCCGATGAGCGCGCCTGA
- the trmD gene encoding tRNA (guanosine(37)-N1)-methyltransferase TrmD — protein sequence MSAPELTFSILTLFPELLRPFTEEALLGKAQERGLLAYRLIDLRQYAGNKHRKVDDTPYGGGAGMVIRVDVVERALADLPLEDHPDEVILLSPAGPRFDQRMAEELATKRHIAVLCGRYEGFDARTERLITRELSIGDFVMMGGEAAAACLLEAVGRLVPGVIGDEESHRQDSFSSGLLDYPEYTRPAEWQGEAVPEVLLGGNHAAIERWRRNEALRRTLERRPELLAATELTPQDSAALLELGVSAEQLAGWNAPPPPQPKKRRVKKAPEQT from the coding sequence ATGAGCGCGCCTGAACTGACCTTCAGTATTCTGACCCTGTTTCCCGAATTGCTGCGCCCGTTCACCGAGGAAGCGCTGCTCGGCAAGGCGCAGGAGCGCGGCCTGCTGGCCTACCGCTTGATCGATCTGCGCCAGTACGCCGGCAACAAGCACCGCAAGGTGGACGACACGCCCTACGGCGGCGGCGCGGGCATGGTGATCCGGGTGGACGTGGTGGAGCGCGCCCTGGCCGATTTGCCGCTGGAAGATCACCCGGACGAGGTGATCCTGCTCTCCCCCGCCGGGCCGAGGTTCGATCAGCGCATGGCCGAGGAACTGGCGACCAAGCGCCACATCGCGGTGCTGTGCGGCCGCTACGAGGGCTTCGACGCCCGCACCGAGCGGCTGATCACCCGCGAGCTGAGCATCGGCGACTTCGTGATGATGGGCGGAGAAGCCGCCGCCGCCTGCCTGCTGGAAGCGGTGGGCCGGCTGGTGCCCGGCGTGATCGGCGACGAGGAAAGCCACCGACAGGACAGCTTTTCCAGTGGCCTGCTCGACTACCCCGAGTACACCCGCCCGGCCGAGTGGCAAGGCGAGGCGGTGCCGGAGGTATTGTTGGGCGGCAACCACGCGGCCATCGAGCGCTGGCGGCGGAACGAAGCGCTGCGGCGCACGCTTGAGCGCCGCCCCGAGTTGCTGGCCGCCACCGAACTGACGCCGCAGGACAGCGCCGCACTTCTCGAACTCGGGGTCAGCGCCGAGCAGTTGGCGGGCTGGAATGCCCCACCGCCGCCCCAGCCGAAGAAGAGACGGGTGAAGAAGGCGCCGGAGCAAACCTGA
- the wecB gene encoding non-hydrolyzing UDP-N-acetylglucosamine 2-epimerase, whose product MTTPKQIVLAFGTRPEATKMAPVYRALAAQPGLRPLILSTGQQRQQLDGALAAFGLTPDQDLQVMTERQTLADLTGRIVPQAGKKLREMGADMVLVHGDTSTTFCVALSAFYEGVPVGHVEAGLRSGDLAEPFPEEANRRLTGVLSTLDFAPTVGAADNLRREGKAERGLFVTGQTAVDAVRMVAGRVPLRAGWQARLDAGQQLVTITMHRRENLPVMPDMARALADVARAHPELHFVYPVHLNPAVRDAVTPALGDLPNVELTDPLDYHDMAPLMAASRLLATDSGGLQEEGAALGVPVAVLRNVTERPEGLAAGVLKLAGNDEAQVRATLLELLGSPETLERMRRSVNPYGDGQAAGRIAQAVAWHFGLAERPQNWGTQRPQAALGSQVP is encoded by the coding sequence ATGACCACTCCCAAACAGATCGTCCTGGCCTTCGGCACCCGGCCCGAGGCCACCAAGATGGCCCCGGTGTACCGCGCCCTGGCTGCTCAGCCGGGCCTCAGGCCGCTGATTCTCTCGACCGGCCAGCAGCGCCAGCAACTCGACGGGGCGCTCGCCGCCTTCGGGCTCACCCCCGACCAGGACCTGCAGGTCATGACCGAGCGCCAAACCCTGGCCGACCTCACCGGGCGAATCGTGCCGCAGGCCGGCAAGAAATTGCGCGAGATGGGCGCCGACATGGTGCTGGTCCACGGCGACACCTCCACCACCTTCTGCGTGGCGCTGAGCGCGTTTTACGAGGGCGTGCCGGTGGGCCACGTGGAAGCGGGGCTGCGCAGCGGCGATCTGGCCGAGCCGTTTCCCGAGGAAGCCAACCGCCGCCTCACCGGGGTGCTCAGCACCCTCGACTTCGCGCCGACGGTGGGCGCGGCCGACAACCTGCGCCGCGAGGGCAAGGCCGAGCGTGGCCTCTTCGTCACCGGGCAGACTGCCGTGGACGCGGTGCGGATGGTGGCCGGGCGGGTGCCGCTGCGGGCCGGCTGGCAAGCCCGCCTCGACGCCGGGCAGCAGCTGGTGACCATCACCATGCACCGCCGCGAGAACCTGCCGGTGATGCCGGACATGGCCCGCGCCCTGGCCGACGTGGCCCGCGCCCATCCGGAGCTGCACTTCGTGTATCCGGTGCACCTGAACCCGGCGGTGCGCGACGCGGTGACCCCGGCGCTGGGCGACTTGCCGAACGTCGAACTCACCGACCCGCTCGACTACCACGACATGGCCCCCCTGATGGCCGCGTCCAGGCTGCTCGCCACCGATTCCGGCGGGTTGCAGGAGGAAGGCGCGGCGCTGGGCGTGCCGGTGGCAGTCCTCAGGAACGTCACCGAGCGGCCCGAGGGACTGGCGGCGGGCGTGCTGAAGCTGGCCGGCAACGACGAAGCCCAGGTGCGCGCCACCTTGCTGGAATTGCTGGGCAGCCCCGAAACGCTTGAACGGATGCGCCGCTCGGTCAATCCCTACGGAGACGGGCAGGCCGCCGGGCGCATCGCGCAGGCGGTGGCCTGGCACTTCGGGCTGGCCGAGCGGCCACAGAACTGGGGAACGCAGAGACCTCAGGCGGCGTTGGGTTCACAGGTGCCGTAA
- a CDS encoding MraY family glycosyltransferase: MEQLRTFAQHLGIADLFGRGFWAVLLTFVTAAAITWRFIPQVRAFALRVGWADVPNERRLNTVPLPNAGGLAIFAGFVISIVVGWALRPIIIEQVNIQVLAILLGATLLVLVGFIDDQFGLTPLFRLGAQIVTAALLLVNGLRIDFNAIPFLPVLGGEVANVLSIGLTIVWVVGLTNAMNLLDGVDGVVGGVAFIASTVLLVTAAQFTDRAAAVILLAGLAGAALGYLRHNFNPSRIIMGDAGSTLFGYTLAAVSLLGTLKISVGASLLVPLLIMALPILDTTQVVVGRLARGIRNPLGHPDKTHLHHRVLARTGNARRTSVVLWIAALICGVAGMFAQGIGALTVLLTAAFIGGALWFVAARRMRAQIIEAAQTRRELN, translated from the coding sequence ATGGAACAACTTCGCACCTTCGCGCAGCACCTCGGAATCGCCGACCTTTTCGGACGCGGCTTCTGGGCGGTTCTGCTGACTTTCGTCACGGCGGCGGCCATCACCTGGCGCTTTATTCCGCAGGTCCGGGCCTTCGCCCTGCGGGTCGGCTGGGCCGACGTGCCCAACGAGCGCCGTCTCAACACCGTGCCGCTGCCCAACGCCGGCGGGCTGGCGATCTTCGCGGGCTTTGTCATCAGCATCGTGGTGGGCTGGGCCTTGAGGCCCATCATCATCGAGCAGGTCAACATCCAGGTGCTGGCCATTTTGCTGGGCGCCACCCTGCTGGTCTTGGTGGGCTTCATCGACGACCAGTTCGGCCTCACCCCGCTGTTTCGCCTCGGCGCGCAGATAGTGACCGCCGCGCTGCTGCTGGTCAACGGCCTGCGGATCGACTTCAACGCCATACCCTTTCTGCCGGTGCTGGGCGGTGAAGTCGCCAACGTGCTGAGTATCGGCCTGACCATCGTGTGGGTGGTGGGCCTCACCAACGCCATGAACCTGCTCGACGGGGTGGACGGGGTGGTCGGCGGCGTGGCGTTTATCGCCAGCACCGTGCTGCTGGTCACGGCGGCGCAGTTCACCGACCGGGCCGCCGCCGTGATTTTGCTGGCGGGGCTGGCCGGAGCGGCGCTGGGCTACCTGCGGCACAACTTCAATCCCAGCCGCATCATCATGGGCGACGCCGGCTCGACCCTGTTCGGCTACACCCTGGCCGCCGTGAGCCTGCTCGGCACCCTCAAGATCAGTGTGGGGGCCAGCCTGCTGGTGCCGCTCCTGATCATGGCCCTGCCGATTCTCGACACGACCCAGGTGGTGGTGGGGCGGCTGGCGCGCGGCATTCGCAACCCGCTGGGCCACCCCGACAAGACCCACCTGCACCACCGGGTGCTGGCCCGCACCGGCAACGCCCGGCGCACCTCGGTGGTGCTGTGGATCGCGGCGCTGATCTGCGGCGTGGCGGGCATGTTCGCCCAGGGCATCGGGGCGCTGACGGTGCTGCTCACCGCCGCATTCATCGGCGGAGCGCTGTGGTTCGTCGCCGCCCGCCGGATGCGCGCCCAGATCATCGAGGCGGCCCAGACCCGCCGCGAACTCAACTGA